The following DNA comes from Vicia villosa cultivar HV-30 ecotype Madison, WI unplaced genomic scaffold, Vvil1.0 ctg.000509F_1_1, whole genome shotgun sequence.
aacatagcaaaggCCAGAGACAACGCAGATGCGACTTCGTCACAATCTTTAGAAACAATTGACGAGTCATCTGACGGACTTTACTTTCACAAACTatttgaagaagagcaagaagcCATCATACAACACACTATTGTAAACATGGCCACCACAGCTCCATGTGCAAATAGTCCTCGTCTCAATCCACAATTCGCGAGGACTGCCGCCAACGGACGGACATCTGAATTGAAGACCGGTATTCTACAGCTCatctgtgcaagtcctttcgccagATTTGACCATGAAGACCCATACACACACctgactcgattctatgagttagcgggtactacaGGTGTAGCCCAAGCTGATGAAGAGACATTGTTCAAAAGGTTGTTCCAATATTCTTTGCTATCAAAGGCTAAAGATTGGTATCTAGATCAACCTGAAGCAGTAATGACTGATTGGAATACTCTGGAAGAAAAATTCTTGGAACgattttactctcaaaaccggtTCTTTGACGCAAAGACAACAATTGCGGTattctctcaaggtagtaatgaatcattGAATGAAGCTTGGGAAAGATATAAAGCTATGCTGAGGAAATTCAAGGGACACGGATTTGCAGAAGTTGATCAAATTcacatgttccgtaacggtcttaCACCTACAAataagacacttttggacgccacaacTGGTGGCTCATTAATGTCCAAAACAACTGCTGAAGCAATTCAAATAATTGAGAGAATAGCCCTAAATGACCGACAGGGTAATCATGATCGAACTGTCAGAGATAATAAACCTGGATTGTTAGAGCTAACCAATAGTGATGCTCTATTGGCTCaaaacaaattgctaacttcacaagtggagcttttgacacaacaaatgtccacacttccacaacaaatcaaagagctTAATGGAGTCTCAAATTCCTACCAAGTTGCTAAGTGTGAGTTATGCAAAGGAGATCATCAAACCGGATTTTGCCCACCAGTCTTGGCAGAAGAAGTGAACTACATGAACaacaaccaaggacaaaggcaaaATCAGTACCCAAATCTTCTGTCGTATCAACAGAGTTATCCTCCAAGGAAtaacaatcaaggttatcaacaaagacCTAACAATCAAGGTTACCAACAGCAAACatttcaaccttacactcaaccgtcaccacaacaacaaggaggaccgtCTAAGTTGGAAGAAACTATGACGCAATTCATGCAGATGTCAATGACAAACCAGAAAAACCAAGATGCAGCAATCAAAAATTTGGAAACTCAAGTGGGGCAACTTGCAAAACAAATTGCAGCTAATCAGTCGAATGCGACattctccgccaacactcaagagaatccgAAAGAACATTGCAAAGCAGTGGTAACTAGAATTGGTCAGAAAGGTGGTGAGGAGGAAATTGAAGCCAATGGTACTGAGAAGGAAGATGATGACCGTGCTGCGGAATATGAGGATAATGAAATCATTGTAGGTgagatgaataaagatgaagagagagaaacAGATGAGACCAAGAAGGGAAGTGAGAGGATGGAGAAAAGGAAAAGTGCTAAGAAAAAGATGTCAGATAATGTGATACCAAGTCAACATCTACAATATCCCCAGGCTCCATCAAAGAAGGACAATGCCAGGCAATACGCCAGGTTTATGAG
Coding sequences within:
- the LOC131629120 gene encoding uncharacterized protein LOC131629120 → MATTAPCANSPRLNPQFARTAANGRTSELKTGILQLICASPFARFDHEDPYTHLTRFYELAGTTGVAQADEETLFKRLFQYSLLSKAKDWYLDQPEAVMTDWNTLEEKFLERFYSQNRFFDAKTTIAVFSQGSNESLNEAWERYKAMLRKFKGHGFAEVDQIHMFRNGLTPTNKTLLDATTGGSLMSKTTAEAIQIIERIALNDRQELNGVSNSYQVAKCELCKGDHQTGFCPPVLAEEVNYMNNNQGQRQNQYPNLLSYQQSYPPRNNNQGYQQRPNNQGYQQQTFQPYTQPSPQQQGGPSKLEETMTQFMQMSMTNQKNQDAAIKNLETQVGQLAKQIAANQSNATFSANTQENPKEHCKAVVTRIGQKGGEEEIEANGTEKEDDDRAAEYEDNEIIVGEMNKDEERETDETKKGSERMEKRKSAKKKMSDNVIPSQHLQYPQAPSKKDNARQYARFMSIFKQLHINIPFAEALEQMPKYAKFMKNMLTNKKGYTDEETVLLDAQCSAVIQRTTPRKESDPGRVTLPLNIEGNFTGDGLIDLGSSINLIPLSIVKKLGNIVMKPTRMTLQLADKSITSPYGVVQDLLV